From a region of the Lactuca sativa cultivar Salinas chromosome 4, Lsat_Salinas_v11, whole genome shotgun sequence genome:
- the LOC111900824 gene encoding uncharacterized protein LOC111900824, giving the protein MENRKISMISELALSQDDYTIKVRVIRLWRQTSWNQQLRMIRMILMDEMGLKIECNVDKPFASLQGKSFEEYGDYYIHKPTLGLNEDFQQLHHNAINPKISFDVIGNVFRCFQLELAKDRQEKKITFKMEDLEGYEVFVTLWGMYADEINAYVSKNTGHFVLLIQCAKLKLVRDRPYVNNTYLATKLYIEDDIEEIATFKKRLCI; this is encoded by the exons ATGGAAAACAGGAAGATTAGCATGATAAGTGAGTTGGCTCTCTCACAAGATGACTATACCATTAAGGTCCGTGTCATCCGTTTGTGGAGACAAACTTCATGGAATCAACAACTTCGTATGATTCGCATGATATTGATGGATGAAATG GGCTTAAAAATTGAATGTAATGTGGACAAACCATTTGCATCGCTTCAAGGAAAATCTTTTGAAGAATATGGTGATTACTACATTCATAAACCCACATTAGGGTTAAATGAAG ATTTCCAACAACTTCATCATAATGCAAtaaacccaaaaatttcatttg ATGTTATTGGAAACGTTTTCCGGTGTTTTCAATTGGAACTTGCAAAGGATAGACAAGAAAAGAAAATCACATTCAAAATGGAGGATTTAGA AGGATATGAAGTTTTTGTTACCCTATGGGGAATGTATGCTGATGAAATTAATGCATATGTCTCTAAGAATACCGGTCATTTTGTATTGCTTATTCAATGTGCTAAGTTGAAGCTTGTCCGAG ATCGTCCTTATGTCAATAACACCTacttggccacaaaactttataTTGAAGATGACATTGAGGAGATAGCAACTTTCAAAAAAAGgttatgcatttga